ATGCAGGGAGAGAAACTATGATGTTATGAACTAATGGTACTTGATGCAAGCAAGCAAAGTCATGGCAAATGCAGCTGCAACCATATGGTTTTGCCCAAGAAGAATGGCAACAAGAAACAAGTGGCAGCAACAGAAAGGAGCACCCCAAAAGGTCCACCAACAAAGAAAGGTAACTCCCAAGTTCATCCTCATTATGCTCATCGTGCTCGCTGTTGTTTGCTCAGTGACCGGGGTCAATGCCAGCCATGGCAGCTATACTACAGTTCTTACATGCCACTGTAAAGTGTGAAGTGCTGGTGTGTATGCTGTGAGAAGCTGCACAGCTGGACTCCAAGCAAAGGTGCTGGTAATCAAGCGGTACTTAACTTACCACTTTTACCAGAACATGTTTTGCAGTAACTCGTTAGTCAGATGCTGGTGGCGTTGAGCAGTTCCGAGTGCTGCGCCACATAGACCAGTGTGTTGGCGACGATGGCGCCGGTGGCCACCACCACGGGCACGCCAATCCCAGGAAACGTCGAGTCACCACGGTAGAAGAGCTGCGGGACCAGCATCGCCTGCCCCTGTTCCTCCGGAGGAACCGCATGTGCATCAGCAGCGTGCCAACCAGCTTCACGTTGCGCTTGTCCCGGCTGAATTTCAGGCCGAGGGTGAGCTCCACGCCTTCCACATCACCTGGAAAAGTTTGCCATGACAAATTTGGTCAGGACAGACAACATGTTACAGCAGCTCACGGACAGTGAAAAAGGAGGGTCCAAACTTTTCCTAAACTTTTTTCTAGAAAGGAGTTCTTTGCTGAACTCTCAACAGCGTTAAAGTGCATCAATTTCTATCTAGGTACTGATTCCGAGAGACCAAGGGAACAAACCTATTATACTGACCATAACAACCTATCAAAGTTCACCCTGTTTACAACATTTGAGTAAGATCTTTCAGAAACTTGCATGTTTTCTATGGCATCCAAGTGAACTAATCACCAAATCACCAGACCCAAAAAAATCACGAAAGAAAGTGAGGGCAACAGTTTAATTTAAGGAGTAATTCTAATTGGGAATGAGGCCAAACTCCTAgagtccagccgccgccgcctagGATGCAGGTCCCGTCGCCTTTCCCTCCTTGGCAGCCGGGCGAGCTATCTCCCAAAGCCGCCGCCGTTTGCATCTTCCTCCATCGCGTGAGAGTAGAGCAACAATGGAGAGAGGATAAGAATCTCAGGGCGGAGGGGGAAGGGTTGGACAAAAAATCCATATACCTGCTCCGTGGCGCCGCCGTTTCCATGAGCCGCCGTGGATGTGTGCTGGCCAGATCCAGTTGATGTTACCATGGAGGAGCTCTCCACAAGAAGCTAAGCCCAAGACCACGACCTCCTCCGCACGCGCCGCCACTGGTGCCGCGCGTCGGCCGGCCACGACCTCCGTCGCGCCACCATAACAACGGCCtcctcctcacgcatctgccccTCCCTATCCTCACGCCCCGCGAACCCCCGCTCTGGCGCCGACGGCTGATAGTCGTGCCCACGGGGTGGCCGCATctgtgaaagaacatgcggtgcccccatgtttggttttggtaattgatgacaatctctatggactaatggttgccttaagttatatttgaaggatttgtccataggcatttcttgaagttcatgtgttggtttcaaggagtttatgtggtgatcAAGGTGTTATTAaagaattatccaaagattggtcatgtgagagttgagcttattgcaagcatgtcttggagaagaagattgtgtgatcattcatgtatatcttcaagacatcatccaaaagaagagagttgaaaagattcaaggttgatcaagactaagtcaagagtgaatcaacttgatcaactcacaaagcgtagaaaatgtaccgagagggatcaagcgatcccatggtgtggtaagcattgtcaattacgctttgtgtactaacccatgatcttcgtgagagttctttgtggggttaggttgcggtgtgcaagttcaagtgaagcatcatgaaagagatcaaatgcttgaagcttgccgtccattgtggtgacaatggacttgtggagatgttgcggtgtgcaagttcaagtgaagcatcatgaagagatcaaatgcttgaagcttgccgtccattgtggtgacaatggacttgtgaagatgtgcggaagagtggctcacccatagtggagtatgggggagcaatcaactagtcttcatcgagccaacgcaaccaagaaaggtggtccaacttgagggagtcaagatcgtcatcatctagctcaagtggaccatgtgcaaggcaaaggtttgcccttgataggttttctattttaccggtctcgtgatggtagttgggagaccgggttataggatcgattgccgtactatcaaggggggctctcgatgagtagcttgatcgtatcattcgtagagagctcaaaccattgcatccttgcgtcatctttcttggttcttatttggttcttctctttgtgagttttggagcctatggtcatcttgatgacaagctcgagttcatcgaaaacggagttcactcgcatcttctatgatgttttcgatgttggaaggttatgccggttcttctcggttggaggtttcactcctctattttgttggcataccttccttgcctcttcttactataaccagtcgctgttttgatgctactcgtcgtcttgtatccaacaagcttgagtttgctcattTCGGaactcatatgcagaagttatggcagttttggtttcctatgGAGTATTCTTGTTTTCGTGGAAGTGGCTTTAGgatggtcccagcggtagtaccgcggtacccagcggtagtaccgcttaggggtcccaagcggcagtaccgctggtgggtcctcagcagtagtaccgctacggtaccaggcccctaccgcgtcgactcgaggggtcatttttcgtgtcggatagtgcggtacttcgcagcggtagtagggcggcagtaccgctcatgagcggtagtaccgcccaaccaccgcggcagtaccgctcgggtctgtcactctcctgccctccagctccacggtagtaccgcccgggggagcggtagtaccgctgtgatcagcggtagtaccgctgcctcctgcggtagtaccgccctctgcggggctgttttgggggtaacggttggattgttccccccactatataaggggatcttcttccccattctaccttatcctttgagctcgtgttcttcccccattgttgaccttcttcgagcttgctaactctcaatccctccatgaattcttgctagtttttgagggaaaagagagaggagatctagatccacatttccaccaatcactttctcctctatgtgaggggaacccattggatctagatcttggagttcttggtgttctccttcttgttcttcctctcattttcctccctagcattagttgcttcggtgggatttgagagagaaggacttgggcactccgtgtgtccttgccattgcatttggtgcatcggtttgagttctccacggtgatacgtggaagttacaagttgagaagcttattactcttgggtgcttggtacccttgagcttgttcctcttgggtgcttgggcgtcctagacggttggtggtgttcggagctcaatcattgtggtgtaaagctccgggcaagcgtcggggtctccaattaggttgtggagatcgccccgagcaatttgacgggtaccggtgaccgcccccaagggttgccaaagtgtacgggttcggtgaccgcccccaagggttgccaaagtgtacgggttcggtgaccggccccaagggttgccatttgtacgggttcggtgaccgccctcaagggtcccttagtggaatcacggcatcttgcattgtgcgagggcgtgaggagattacggtggccctagtggcttcttggggagcattgtgcctccacaccgctccaaacggagattagcatccgcaagggtgtgaacttcgggatacatcgtcgtctccgcgtgcctcggttatctcttacccgaaccctttacttgtgcattttactttgtgatagccatattgtttcttgtcatatatcttgctatcacttagttgtttatcttgcttagcataagttgttggtgcacataggtgagcctagttgttataggttttgtgcttgtcaaattaaccgctaggtttattccgtatttgttcaagcctaaaccgtaattattttaaagcgcctattacccccccccccccctctaggcaacatccacgatctttcaatctGGGCCACTCTACGTCGCCGCGACGGCCGGCGGCACGAAGAGGAGGGAGGGGATCGGGGAAGAGAGCAGACTGGGTGGGTGGGGGCGAGTGCGGGCGGAGGCAGCGGCTGGGGTTTCTCCACGGGGGAGGCTGCGTTTTATATGCCTGCGCGTGAAATGACTAAAATGCCCCTGGCGGGGCACGGAATTTACAGGCGGTGGCACGAGTACTGTTGATAGCATTTAAAGGCGACGTGGCCACCTTCGTCGTGACTACGACTTCTTCGGGGTTTATATGTTCAATTCTCGCCTTATACTCCTATGAGTCAGTGATACTTATGTAAAAGGGCATTTTTCCCAACTTAACAGAATCCTTGTAACATTTAGGGATTTTACGCTCTAACTCTCCACTTATGTGGAATTCTTAAGGAGCATGCTGGATAAGAACTGAGTAACTTCACACTTGTTTACCATGGAGTATATGATAATTGGAGAAAAGGAAGGCCatgaatgaattacaaactttaACCTGTTAGCAGCCATGCAAAAGAATTATAAGATTAGACAGTACTAGTTAGATGGAAGCTACATCTGCCATGTGCAATTGACTACAAGATAATCATGTCTAACCACTTTCTATCTTAACTGAATTTTGTGTCTGCAGCTTGGTGTCTATACTTTCGAGGAAGGAGACTATCTCCTGTATGGTTGGCCTCACGAAAGGATTACAGTGGACACACTTGCAAGCGGCTTCGAGCACCTTCAGCATCTGCTCTTCATACCCTGTGCCCCGGAGTGTAGGATCCAGGACCTCAAGCTGCTTCCCTTCTGATTTCATCTCCTGTACCCAGTTCACAAGTTCTTTTGATGAAGACAAGACCAGGACAGGCCGCCTTCCAGTGAGCAGCTCAAGTAGGACCATGCCAAAACTGTACATGTCACCTCTCAGTGTAGCAATCCATCCTTGTCCATACTCAGGTGGGATGTAGCCCGGAGTGCCAACTAGCTCAGTTGTGAAATGGGTTTGACTGTCAATCAACCTGGAGAGCCCAAAATCTGCAACATAAGCTTTGAATTCTTTGTCAAGCAGGATGTTGCTGGACTTGATGTCACGGTGTACAATGTGAGGCTTGCAGACACCATGGATATAAGAAAGACCCCGGCTTGCTCCTTGTGCGATCTTGAGCCGTGTCGGCCAGTCAAGAAATGAACTTGCATCACCATCCCCATTGTGAAGCCAATCGTCCAGGCTGCCATTCTCCATGTACGGATATATGAGGAACCTTGAATCTCCCTGTATGCCATAACCCCAGAGTGGTACAAGGTTGTCGTGCTGTGCCATTGAGAGTGCATCAACCTCTGCAGTGAATTCCCTGTACATCAGACACATGTCGTCATTAAGCTTCTTGATAGCCAGTTTGAGGCCATCAGGTAAATCGGCCTTATAGACCAGCCCATAACCTCCGCACCCGATGATGTTCTCCTGGTGAAAGTTATTTGTAGCCTTCACAATGTCAGCGAATGTGAGGTTACTTTCTTCTCCCTTTCCTCGTGGCACTATCACTAATGATTCTTCTGAATCAGTCTCGATTGAAATAGCTTCCACATCTCCGTTATTGCTGATCCTGTTTTTGGTTATGAAACTGGTATGCTTGAATGTTGCAAGGAGACCCCCAAGCACAAAAAGAATAGCAGTTCCTCCAAAGAACACACCGAATGTAATTGCCATAATGGATTTCTTGCTCCAGTGTTTTCTGAAGCCCGACGGTCCTTCAGTTGAATCACAAATGCGATGAAGAATATGGCCACACAACTTTGGATTCCCCTCAAAGCTAGAATTTGGGAATGTACTTAGCTGGACTCCATCTGGAATTTTTCCTTCGAGATCATTGTGGGAAATGTTGAATGCTGAAAGGAAGTGCAGGTTCTTCATTGCTGATGGGATTATACCTGTGAGATGATTGCTAGATAAGTCCAGCACCCGCAGATTTATCAGGTCGCAGAGCTGCCGTGGTATCTCTCCTGATAAGCTATTTGAACTGAAGTTCAGTATAACAAGCGAGTTCAACTGACCAATCTCCTCAGGGATCACACCGGTGAACTTATTATTTCCTAGATTCAATACTTTTGGGAAAGCACTGGTTATCCGATATTGACGTGATGGAGTTGCATAGACAGGCAGTTCAAAGGCTCTTGGGTCCAAACGGGGCGCAATCTTATCTGAATTTAGCATTGGCATCTCCATTAAGGCTGTTGGAATTTCACCTGTAATGTTATTACCTGATATATCTAGATGGAACAGTAACTTTAGGCTTTTGATCCAGCCTGGTATTGGCCCACTGAGTTGGTTATCTTGCAAAAATAACATCTCCAGCTTTGTCAGCTTTGATAGCCAAAGGGGTATGTTTCCAGACAATGAGGAACTAGCTATTGAAAGAACCTGAAGATTCTGAAAACCATCAACTATTTCATCTTCTGGCATGGACTCACCCTTGAAGTTGGTCCCCCCAATAAGCAGGGAAGTGAGGTTCCTACAGTTCTTGAGTATCCGGAGTGTGTTTGTGATATTTGTAAAATTGTTGAAACCAAGTGATAGGAAAGTAAGGGATTTCAAACTGGCTATTCTTGGTGAAAGCTGCCCATGCAAGTTGTTGCCAGATATCCGCAGTGCAGCCAGCTTGCTGCAAGAGTATATGCTTTCTGGAATTGTGCCGGTGAAATTGTTGT
The sequence above is a segment of the Aegilops tauschii subsp. strangulata cultivar AL8/78 chromosome 6, Aet v6.0, whole genome shotgun sequence genome. Coding sequences within it:
- the LOC109756513 gene encoding tyrosine-sulfated glycopeptide receptor 1, whose product is MQKQQQQQLRSSCKECSNGVPMSFLGRAAALMVVLLLSMASSTSSCTEEERGSLLQFLAGLSQDGGLAASWRRNSTDCCVWEGIACSADGSVTDVSLASKGLEGLLSPSLGNLAGLLRVNLSHNSLSGGLPLELASSNSIIVLDVSFNRLGGDMEELPSSTPARPLQVLNISSNLFTGAFLSTWQVMNNLVVLNASNNSFSGQIPSHFCSSSSLLAVVELCYNQFTGSIPPGLGNCSMLRVLKAGHNNLRGALPNELFDASLLEYLSLPDNHLDGKLDGAQIIKLRNLANLNLGGNNFSGKIPNSIGQLKKLEELHLDHNKMSGELPSALSNCTNLVTVDLKSNQFNGELTKVNFSSLLSLRNLDLLYNNFTGTIPESIYSCSKLAALRISGNNLHGQLSPRIASLKSLTFLSLGFNNFTNITNTLRILKNCRNLTSLLIGGTNFKGESMPEDEIVDGFQNLQVLSIASSSLSGNIPLWLSKLTKLEMLFLQDNQLSGPIPGWIKSLKLLFHLDISGNNITGEIPTALMEMPMLNSDKIAPRLDPRAFELPVYATPSRQYRITSAFPKVLNLGNNKFTGVIPEEIGQLNSLVILNFSSNSLSGEIPRQLCDLINLRVLDLSSNHLTGIIPSAMKNLHFLSAFNISHNDLEGKIPDGVQLSTFPNSSFEGNPKLCGHILHRICDSTEGPSGFRKHWSKKSIMAITFGVFFGGTAILFVLGGLLATFKHTSFITKNRISNNGDVEAISIETDSEESLVIVPRGKGEESNLTFADIVKATNNFHQENIIGCGGYGLVYKADLPDGLKLAIKKLNDDMCLMYREFTAEVDALSMAQHDNLVPLWGYGIQGDSRFLIYPYMENGSLDDWLHNGDGDASSFLDWPTRLKIAQGASRGLSYIHGVCKPHIVHRDIKSSNILLDKEFKAYVADFGLSRLIDSQTHFTTELVGTPGYIPPEYGQGWIATLRGDMYSFGMVLLELLTGRRPVLVLSSSKELVNWVQEMKSEGKQLEVLDPTLRGTGYEEQMLKVLEAACKCVHCNPFVRPTIQEIVSFLESIDTKLQTQNSVKIESG